A genomic window from Silene latifolia isolate original U9 population chromosome Y, ASM4854445v1, whole genome shotgun sequence includes:
- the LOC141630703 gene encoding ribosome biogenesis regulatory protein homolog yields the protein MNETGGFGSPKTKWELFAESKGIKKRKKDKIAYDEKSGEWKCTYGHDRANDENDDPIIEAKPSDVPGEDPFAKRKKGRKERADKHEKNRLNNLKEAAKVGALPSHVQLAARALPITGSQTAQKKLGKRELEQVAGYAATSTASIGKFDTKLDGEKKPKADGKHRKVWIFAISFELFSNITHN from the exons atgaatgaaactGGAGGGTTTGGGAGT CCAAAAACAAAGTGGGAACTATTTGCTGAGAGCAAGG GCATAAAAAAACGCAAGAAAGACAAGATTGCATATGATGAGAAGAGTGGCGAATGGAAGTGCACTTACGGGCATGATCGTGCTAATGATGAAAACGATGATCCAATTATTGAAGCCAAGCCTAGTGATG TGCCTGGTGAGGATCCTTTTGCAAAGAGAAAAAAGGGTAGGAAAGAAAGAGCAGATAAACACGAGAAGAATCGCCTGAATAATCTCAAGGAAGCTGCTAAAGTCGGAGCTCTGCCAAG CCATGTCCAACTAGCTGCCCGAGCACTACCCATTACCGGTAGTCAGACTGCTCAGAAAAAACTTGGTAAACGTGAGCTAGAGCAAGTTGCTGGTTATGCAGCAACATCTACAGCAAGTATTGGAAAGTTTGACACAAAGTTAGATGGAGAGAAGAAACCAAAGGCCGATGGGAAACATCGAAAGGTTTGGATCTTTGCTATCTCTTTTGAACTCTTTTCAAACATCACGCATAATTAG